Proteins from a genomic interval of Trifolium pratense cultivar HEN17-A07 linkage group LG6, ARS_RC_1.1, whole genome shotgun sequence:
- the LOC123890752 gene encoding protein FLOWERING LOCUS T-like: MRIKSTNPLVVGGVIGDVLDPFTNSVSLRVVYENKKEVINSGELKPSQIVNPPRVQVGGNDFRTLYTLVMLNPDAPTPSDPNMREYLYWMVTNIPATTGTSFGQEIVSYESPKPTSGIHRVIFVLFKQPCRHTILAPGWRQNFIARDFAEVYNLGLPVAALYFNCQKENGSGGRRLII, encoded by the exons atgCGTATTAAATCAACAAATCCTCTAGTTGTTGGTGGTGTAATTGGAGATGTTTTGGATCCATTTACAAATTCAGTTTCTCTAAGGgttgtttatgaaaataagaaagaagtgATCAACAGTGGTGAGCTCAAACCCTCCCAAATAGTGAATCCACCAAGAGTTCAAGTTGGTGGAAATGATTTCAGGACTCTATACACTCTG GTGATGTTGAACCCTGATGCACCAACCCCAAGTGATCCTAATATGAGGGAATACCTGTATTG gATGGTAACCAATATTCCAGCGACAACAGGGACATCTTTTG GGCAAGAGATAGTGAGCTATGAAAGTCCAAAGCCAACATCAGGGATTCATCGTGTGATATTTGTGTTATTTAAGCAACCTTGTAGGCACACAATATTAGCTCCTGGATGGAGACAAAATTTCATTGCAAGAGATTTTGCAGAAGTTTATAATCTTGGATTACCTGTTGCTGCTCTCTACTTCaattgtcaaaaagaaaatggTTCTGGTGGAAGGAGGTTGATCATCTAA
- the LOC123890756 gene encoding peptidyl-prolyl cis-trans isomerase FKBP19, chloroplastic → MASISSFSVASLSLPKSQSHSLDPDSSFSGKSNNKSGICCFPPSFERRKIVLSSIAVIAGTFCKGGTALASQFADMPALRGKDYGKSKMRYPDYVETESGLQYKDLRPGNGPTPKKGETVVVDWDGYTIGYYGRIFEARNKTKGGSFEGDDKDFFKFKIGSQEVIPAFEEAVSGMSLGGIRRIIVPPELGYPENDYNKGGPRPTTFSGQRALDFVLRNQGLIDKTLLFDIELMKIIPN, encoded by the exons ATGGCTTCAATTTCATCTTTTTCCGTcgcttctctttctctcccaaaATCTCAATCTCATTCTCTG GATCCCGATTCTTCTTTCTCCG GTAAAAGCAACAATAAGAGTGGTATTTGTTGTTTCCCGCCTTCGTTTGAACGGAGAAAGATTGTCCTCTCTTCCATCGCCGTCATTGCCGGAACCTTCTGCAAAGGAGGAACTGCTCTTGCATCTCAATTTGCTGACA TGCCTGCACTTAGAGGGAAGGATTATGGCAAATCAAAAATGCGATACCCAGACTACGTAGAAACCGAATCTGGACTACAATATAAG GACTTGCGACCGGGGAATGGCCCCACACCGAAGAAAGGAGAGACAGTTGTG GTAGACTGGGATGGCTACACCATAGGTTATTATGGTCGCATATTTGAAGCCCGGAATAAAACGAAAGGTGGTTCCTTTGAG GGTGATGACAAGgactttttcaaattcaaaataggATCTCAAGAG GTAATACCAGCTTTTGAAGAGGCTGTTTCAGGCATGTCTCTTGGGGGAATTAGAAG GATAATTGTGCCCCCAGAACTTGGATATCCTGAGAATGATTATAATAAAGGTGGCCCAAGACCTACAACATTCTCG GGCCAACGAGCCTTGGATTTTGTTCTAAGGAACCAAGGATTGATAGACAAGACACTTTTGTTTGATATTGAGCTAATGAAGATTATTCCAAACTGA
- the LOC123890757 gene encoding transaldolase — translation MASSLSLTTPNSISASSSESLRQHRSIKTCFLAFDLSKSTQFKTNLSASLRTTHQNPFKSSLRIRCSQTDGNGVPAKRTVLHDLYEKQGQSPWYDNLCRPVTDLIPLIESGVRGVTSNPAIFQKAISSSSAYNDQFRELVQAGKDIDSAYWELVVKDIQDACKLFEPIYDQTDGADGYVSVEVSPRLADDTEGTIEAAKWLHKLVSRPNVYIKIPATAACVPSIKEVIANGISVNVTLIFSLERYEAVIDAYLDGLEASGLNDLSRVTSVASFFVSRVDTLIDKILEKIGTPEALNLRGKAAVAQAALAYQLYQRKFSGPRWEALVKKGAKKQRLLWASTSVKNPAYPDTLYVAPLIGPDTVSTMPDQALQAFIDHGAVARTIDSNASEAEGIYNALQKLGIDWSYVGSQLELEGVDSFKKAFDSLLDSLQEKANSLKLTSK, via the exons atGGCTTCTTCACTTTCGCTTACAACGCCAAACTCAATAAGCGCTTCTTCATCAGAATCGCTTCGACAACACAGATCCATCAAAACGTGCTTCCTCGCTTTTGATCTTTCCAAATCAACTCAATTCAAAACTAACCTCTCCGCTTCTCTTCGAACAACTCACCAAAATCCTTTCAAATCCTCTCTAAG AATTAGATGCTCCCAAACAGATGGAAATGGAGTTCCTGCAAAGAGGACTGTACTTCACGATCTTTATGAGAAACAAGGGCAGAGTCCGTGGTATGATAATCTCTGCCGACCCGTTACAGATCTGATTCCTCTTATTGAAAGTGGTGTCAGAGGTGTCACGAGCAACCCAgcg ATCTTTCAGAAAGCTATCTCATCTTCAAGTGCTTACAATGATCAGTTCAG GGAACTTGTGCAAGCAGGGAAAGATATTGATAGTGCATATTGGGAACTTGTAGTGAAGGACATTCAAGATGCTTGCAAACTATTTGAACCAATTTATGATCAAACCGATGGTGCTGATGGCTATGTTTCTGTTGAAGTATCACCCAGGCTTGCTGATGATACTGAAGGAACCATAGAAGCTGCAAAATGGCTTCATAAACTGGTTTCTCGCCCCAATGTGTATATTAAGATTCCAGCTACAGCTGCTTGTGTCCCTTCAATTAAGGAAGTGATTGCCAATGGAATAAGTGTGAATGTGACT CTGATATTCTCTCTTGAAAGATATGAAGCTGTAATTGATGCTTACTTGGACGGTCTTGAGGCATCTGGGTTAAATGACCTCTCGAGAGTCACAAGTGTTGCCTCGTTCTTTGTCAGTCGAGTAGACACTCTCATCGACAAGATCCTTGAGAAAATTGGCACTCCAGAGGCCCTTAACCTACGTGGCAAG GCAGCAGTAGCTCAAGCAGCGCTAGCTTACCAACTCTACCAAAGGAAATTTTCTGGTCCAAGGTGGGAAGCTTTAGTTAAAAAAGGGGCCAAAAAGCAAAGGCTCCTTTGGGCCTCTACCAGTGTCAAGAATCCTGCCTATCCTGACACCTTATATGTTGCTCCGCTTATTGGACCTGACACT GTATCTACTATGCCGGACCAGGCCCTTCAAGCATTTATCGACCATGGTGCCGTAGCCAGGACAATAGACTCAAATGCATCTGAAGCTGAAGGAATATACAATGCTCTTCAAAAATTGGGTATTGATTGGAGCTATGTTGGTTCACAGCTTGAACTCGAAGGAGTGGATTCATTTAAGAAAGCCTTTGACAGTCTCCTGGATTCACTGCAGGAGAAGGCAAATTCTCTTAAGTTGACCAGTAAGTGA
- the LOC123890754 gene encoding 3,9-dihydroxypterocarpan 6A-monooxygenase-like, with translation MAEMQYYIQLFLVLLLSTIAIIRAILTRKKKKKNNKINHLTPPRTPLALPIIGHFYLLSKLPVHQNFHNLSIQYGPIMKLFLGYVPCVVISSPEITKEFLKTHETSFSNRLINHVVHYLSYGSKDFMFAPYGDYWKFMKKLCMSELLGGKTLDQFCPLRQQETLRLLRVLHKKAKAGREAVDVGAELLTLTNRIMTRMTISRACCENDCDVEEIRKLVQDSSELAGKFNLSDFIWFFKNWDLQGFNKRLKEMMERFDTMIERVIREHQEDMMKKRKENGEGAYVKDLLDILLEIQENENSEMKLTRENVKAFIFDMFLAGTDTSSTTIDWALAELINNSHVMEKVRQEIDSLTRKSRLIQESDLPNLPYLRAILKETLRLHPTIPLMVRESSKSCNVSGFEIPAKTILYVNFWSMGRNPKLWENPLEFKPERFMSEENKFDVRGQNFQFIPFGTGIRFCTGTSLALQVVPTNLAALIQCFEWKVGGNGKVNMEEKPSTILRRAHPLMCVPIPRFNLFSFDE, from the exons ATGGCTGAAATGCAATACTATATCCAACTTTTTTTAGTTTTGCTACTCTCCACCATTGCAATTATTCGAGCCATACTTAccagaaagaagaagaagaagaacaacaagATTAATCATCTTACACCACCAAGAACCCCTCTTGCCTTACCTATCATTGGACACTTTTACCTTTTATCTAAGTTACCAGTTCACCAAAATTTTCACAACCTTTCAATTCAATATGGACCTATAATGAAACTTTTCCTAGGTTATGTCCCTTGTGTAGTAATTTCAAGTCCAGAAATAACAAAGGAGTTTCTTAAAACTCATGAAACTTCCTTCTCAAATCGCTTAATAAATCATGTAGTTCACTACTTATCATATGGTTCAAAAGATTTCATGTTTGCACCTTATGGTGACTATTGGAAATTCATGAAAAAATTATGCATGTCAGAACTTCTTGGTGGAAAAACTCTTGATCAATTCTGTCCCTTGAGACAACAAGAGACTTTGAGGTTACTTAGAGTTTTGCATAAGAAAGCGAAAGCCGGTCGGGAGGCGGTTGATGTTGGTGCCGAGCTCTTGACACTAACTAATAGAATTATGACAAGGATGACAATAAGTAGAGCTTGTTGTGAAAATGATTGTGATGTTGAAGAGATTAGGAAGTTGGTTCAAGATTCTTCAGAACTTGCAGGGAAGTTTAATTTGTCtgattttatttggttttttaaGAATTGGGATTTGCAGGGATTTAATAAAAGGCTAAAAGAGATGATGGAGAGGTTTGACACAATGATTGAGAGAGTGATAAGGGAGCATCAAGAGGATATgatgaagaaaagaaaggaaaatggTGAAGGTGCTTATGTTAAGGATCTACTTGATATTTTGTTGGAAATTCAAGAGAATGAGAACTCTGAGATGAAGTTAACTAGAGAAAATGTCAAGGCTTTCATCTtt GACATGTTTTTAGCAGGAACAGACACATCTTCTACAACAATTGATTGGGCTCTAGCTGAATTAATAAACAACTCACATGTGATGGAGAAAGTAAGACAAGAGATTGATTCACTAACAAGAAAAAGTAGATTAATACAAGAATCCGATCTTCCGAATCTTCCATATCTTCGAGCTATACTAAAAGAAACACTAAGATTACACCCTACAATACCATTAATGGTTAGAGAATCATCTAAGAGTTGTAATGTTAGTGGTTTTGAGATACCAGCAAAGACTATTTTATATGTTAACTTTTGGTCAATGGGTAGGAACCCTAAATTGTGGGAGAATCCACTTGAGTTTAAGCCAGAAAGGTTTATGAGTGAAGAGAATAAGTTTGATGTGAGGGgacaaaattttcaatttattccATTTGGAACTGGAATAAGATTTTGCACTGGTACCTCATTAGCACTTCAAGTTGTTCCAACAAATCTTGCTGCATTGATTCAATGTTTTGAATGGAAGGTTGGTGGTAATGGAAAAGTTAACATGGAAGAGAAACCTTCTACTATCCTTAGAAGGGCTCATCCTTTGATGTGTGTCCCTATTCCtcgttttaatttattttcttttgacgAGTAG
- the LOC123890755 gene encoding cytosolic sulfotransferase 15-like, with protein MASKDLTHFTENQSKDVQLEAIGEECKQLILSLPKEYGFGNQYYYFFQGFWVTPSQIQSIICFQNHFEAKDSDVVIASMPKSGITWLKALTFAIINRHHFSSLENHPLLTSNPHELVPFFEFNIYVDTICQFTKVELLNMIEPRLFGTHIPFPSLAKSIKESNCKIIYICRNPFDTYVSYWSFMNKISLNQSLEDDFERYCKGICHVGPFWDHMLGYLKESIARPNKILFLKYEDLKEDVNFHVKRIAEFLDCPFTREEESNGVIENIINLCSFKTMKELDANKFGSFGWNIEKKYYFRKAEIGDWINYLSPSMVEKLSKIIEEKLSGSGLSFKVCP; from the coding sequence ATGGCATCAAAAGATCTCACACATTTCACAGAAAACCAATCAAAAGATGTGCAATTAGAAGCAATTGGTGAAGAATGTAAGCAATTAATCCTCTCACTTCCTAAAGAATATGGGTTTGGCAaccaatattattatttttttcaaggtTTTTGGGTTACACCATCACAAATAcaatctataatttgttttcaaaatcaCTTTGAAGCTAAAGATAGTGATGTTGTTATTGCCTCTATGCCAAAATCAGGAATAACGTGGTTAAAAGCACTTACCTTTGCCATAATTAATCGTCATCATTTCTCTTCTTTAGAGAATCATCCATTACTAACATCTAATCCTCATGAATTAGTGCCTTTCTTTGAATTTAATATTTATGTTGATACCATTTGTCAATTTACTAAAGTTGAGTTATTAAACATGATTGAACCAAGGCTTTTTGGAACTCACATTCCTTTCCCTTCACTAGCCAAGTCAATTAAAGAGTCCAATTGTAAGATAATTTACATATGCAGGAATCCATTTGACACTTATGTGTCTTATTGGAGTTTCATGAACAAAATTTCATTAAATCAATCTTTAGAGGATGATTTTGAAAGGTATTGTAAGGGAATATGTCACGTTGGTCCGTTTTGGGACCATATGTTGGGTTACTTGAAGGAGAGCATAGCTAGACCAAACAAGATATTATTCTTGAAATATGAAGATCTTAAGGAAGATGTAAATTTTCATGTTAAAAGAATTGCAGAGTTCTTGGATTGTCCTTTCACTAGAGAGGAGGAAAGTAATGGCGTGATTGAAAATATTATCAATTTATGTAGCTTTAAAACGATGAAAGAATTGGACGCAAATAAATTTGGCAGCTTTGGATGGAATATTGAGAAAAAGTATTACTTTCGAAAGGCGGAAATAGGAGATTGGATTAATTATCTTTCCCCTTCAATGGTAGAAAAACTATCCAAAATCATAGAAGAAAAATTAAGTGGATCAGGTCTTTCATTTAAAGTATGCCCATAA